A portion of the Stigmatella aurantiaca DW4/3-1 genome contains these proteins:
- a CDS encoding helix-turn-helix transcriptional regulator — MRLPDVPPFSFERPPPLWPPLLASRGPGTASTGHSHHAMHLVLGLDGPLRVRVADAPWVHLAGVLTAPDVPHCLDAEGREVLLVFLDPESEVGASLAAALTGPIRGLSAAERDTLAREADPSRLMGPEGAAWTRRVVEVLGAGALPPSRSIHPRVRRVLRLLHELPPGQDASLATLAAQVRLSPGRLMHAFTESIGLPLRPYLAWLRLQRAAAAIVSGMPLGDAAQAAGFADSAHMSRTFRRMLGMSPSALRGAHRSQLVQDRGARRV; from the coding sequence GTGCGCCTCCCGGATGTACCCCCGTTCTCCTTCGAGAGACCTCCGCCGCTCTGGCCTCCGTTGCTCGCCTCGCGAGGCCCCGGCACGGCGAGCACGGGCCATTCCCACCACGCCATGCACCTGGTGCTGGGGCTCGACGGGCCTCTGCGGGTGCGGGTGGCCGACGCGCCCTGGGTGCACCTGGCCGGTGTGCTGACGGCGCCGGATGTGCCCCACTGCCTGGATGCCGAGGGCCGCGAGGTGTTGCTCGTCTTCCTCGATCCAGAGAGCGAAGTGGGGGCCTCGCTGGCCGCGGCCCTCACGGGCCCCATTCGGGGGCTCTCCGCCGCCGAGCGCGATACGCTCGCCCGGGAGGCCGACCCCTCGCGCCTCATGGGCCCCGAGGGGGCCGCTTGGACGCGGCGGGTGGTGGAGGTGCTCGGTGCCGGAGCCCTCCCACCTTCCCGGTCCATCCACCCCCGCGTGCGGCGGGTGCTGCGGTTGCTGCACGAATTGCCGCCGGGACAGGACGCCTCGCTCGCCACCCTCGCGGCCCAGGTGCGGCTGTCTCCCGGGCGCCTGATGCATGCCTTCACCGAGTCCATCGGGCTGCCCTTGAGGCCCTACCTCGCCTGGCTGCGCCTCCAGCGGGCAGCGGCCGCCATCGTCTCGGGCATGCCCCTGGGGGACGCCGCGCAGGCTGCTGGATTCGCCGACTCCGCCCACATGTCGCGCACCTTCCGGCGCATGCTGGGGATGTCACCGTCGGCCCTGCGGGGCGCTCACCGTAGCCAGCTCGTTCAAGACCGTGGCGCCCGGCGCGTGTAG
- a CDS encoding sensor histidine kinase, with product MSALAELIESELSLLVRRWTGQVQDQLSFEAHAGPDVHGQVQGVLRELVFCLRRGAVPEPGLRASEHSFQRHRMGCRLEALVRAYDLLRGVIMDLMEERLLPVTLSEVRVLSDFFSTAIREGVSEHHPRSEALVARLAENEGQEGAPARPLGTMTDITGLKQAADERERLLGEVEAARNRLLSVFENAPAFLALLKGPEHVMEVVNTPYQRLVGTGRKLVGLSVAEALPEVVPQGFVALLDGVYRTGTPYIGNETFARFDRQGRGELEEVCVNFVYQPLRDARGQVDGIFVFGFDITEQVQSRQRAETLARKVQASETQLRQVTDAIPVLVSLVTAEERYGFANKAYEDWFGHPRETLIGRPVREVIGEAAYAVLGPYVQRGLAGESFSFEQHGVPYRFGGTRDVKVTFNPYRDMNGQPDGYVALLQDITVQRRMEAALKRQAEFEQHLIGIVSHDLRSPLGAIHLGATAMARREDLDERSRKSVMRIQNAAERAIRMVKDLLDFTQARLGGGIRIERRPTNLHELARGVVDEVEAAYPARELRVRRSGDGRGSWDPDRLSQVVQNLVTNALKYSPDDTPIQVETFGVDGEVTLSVHNQGAPIPPELLASLFQPLTRGTAEIDTAGRSVGLGLYIVQSIVEAHGGRVEVQSTAEVGTTFTVRLSR from the coding sequence GTGAGTGCGCTCGCGGAGCTGATCGAGTCGGAGCTGTCTCTGCTCGTGCGGCGCTGGACCGGGCAGGTTCAGGATCAGCTCTCTTTCGAAGCGCACGCCGGCCCCGATGTGCACGGTCAGGTTCAGGGCGTGCTGCGCGAGCTGGTCTTCTGTTTGCGCCGGGGCGCCGTGCCTGAGCCAGGTCTGCGAGCGAGCGAGCACAGCTTCCAGCGGCATCGCATGGGCTGTCGTCTGGAGGCGCTCGTCCGAGCGTATGACCTCTTGCGCGGCGTCATCATGGATCTCATGGAAGAGCGCCTCCTGCCGGTGACGCTCTCCGAGGTGCGTGTCCTCTCCGATTTCTTCTCCACGGCCATCCGCGAGGGCGTCTCGGAGCATCACCCGCGCAGCGAGGCGCTGGTGGCAAGGCTCGCCGAGAACGAGGGCCAGGAGGGAGCGCCTGCGCGTCCTCTGGGCACGATGACCGACATCACCGGACTGAAGCAGGCGGCCGATGAGCGTGAGAGGCTGCTGGGAGAGGTGGAAGCAGCGCGCAACCGGTTGCTCAGCGTCTTCGAGAACGCCCCCGCCTTTCTCGCGCTGCTGAAGGGGCCCGAGCACGTGATGGAGGTGGTCAACACGCCCTACCAGCGGCTCGTCGGCACCGGGCGAAAGTTGGTGGGCTTGTCCGTCGCCGAAGCGCTGCCAGAGGTGGTACCGCAGGGGTTCGTGGCGCTCCTGGACGGCGTCTACCGTACGGGCACGCCGTACATTGGGAACGAAACCTTCGCACGCTTCGACCGGCAAGGCCGCGGCGAGTTGGAGGAGGTATGCGTCAATTTCGTTTACCAGCCGCTGCGGGACGCCAGGGGCCAGGTGGACGGCATCTTCGTCTTCGGCTTTGACATCACCGAGCAGGTGCAATCCCGTCAGCGCGCGGAGACCCTGGCCAGAAAGGTCCAAGCGAGTGAAACCCAGTTGCGTCAGGTGACGGATGCGATTCCGGTCCTCGTCTCCCTGGTGACGGCGGAGGAGCGCTACGGTTTTGCCAACAAGGCCTATGAGGACTGGTTCGGCCACCCACGTGAAACCCTGATCGGGCGTCCCGTCCGGGAGGTCATCGGGGAAGCGGCCTATGCGGTGCTGGGGCCCTACGTGCAGCGAGGCCTCGCCGGCGAGAGCTTCTCCTTCGAGCAGCACGGAGTGCCCTATCGTTTCGGGGGCACGCGGGATGTGAAGGTGACCTTCAATCCCTACCGGGACATGAATGGCCAACCGGACGGCTACGTCGCGCTCCTTCAGGACATCACGGTGCAGCGCCGCATGGAGGCCGCGCTCAAGCGTCAGGCGGAGTTCGAGCAGCACCTCATTGGCATCGTGAGCCATGACCTGAGGAGCCCGCTGGGGGCCATCCATCTGGGCGCCACCGCCATGGCCCGGCGCGAGGATCTGGACGAGCGCAGCCGCAAGAGCGTGATGCGCATCCAGAACGCGGCCGAGCGGGCCATCCGCATGGTGAAGGACCTCCTGGATTTCACCCAGGCGCGCCTGGGGGGCGGCATCCGCATTGAACGGCGGCCGACGAACCTGCACGAACTGGCGCGTGGCGTGGTGGACGAGGTCGAAGCGGCCTACCCGGCCCGTGAGCTGAGGGTGCGCCGGTCGGGAGATGGCCGAGGCTCCTGGGATCCGGACCGGCTCTCGCAGGTGGTGCAGAACCTCGTCACCAACGCGCTCAAGTACAGCCCCGATGACACCCCCATTCAAGTGGAGACGTTCGGAGTGGACGGCGAAGTCACGCTGTCCGTGCACAATCAGGGCGCGCCCATCCCCCCCGAACTGCTCGCGTCCCTTTTTCAACCCCTGACGCGGGGCACGGCGGAGATCGACACGGCGGGCCGCAGCGTGGGCTTGGGCCTCTACATCGTGCAGTCCATCGTGGAGGCCCATGGGGGCCGGGTCGAGGTCCAGTCCACCGCCGAGGTAGGCACCACGTTCACCGTGCGCCTGTCCCGGTGA
- a CDS encoding B12-binding domain-containing radical SAM protein, with protein MHRRHLSPVLLLGAGTGEATCGILYLAGYLRRNGIEAFVRLYDGDDSQEEVTRSLEALVARVRPRLVGISLKWFHHVHRALLLARTLRQIDPSIRIVVGGNTASYWWRELSAYDCIDHIVLGDGELPLLALCQGEPSPPNCVTRAADGTPKRLPLTYVQGATNSEDVYYSHFNDIFLSHQDRHAFSGWVAPGKGCGENCLYCGGARGNQKAAFGRAKPFLRSEESVRRDHQEISPRTWQLRYDFSGSSAEFLQSTWAGVDLSRHSCTYFLWGVARIELIDALAQTFERVHMVLDIGCFSEQQRHEQMRRGLLKPCASDRELFELIDRCRRHPNLDIEISGIAGLPFASAATLEEEVRLVERVIRLDCVVGYQRLEAQPGALATEHPARFDMVTEARTFTEFLEYFEQRAPGEATVPMLRFRDTALEEAVQRTSEHVDALAWEHRESRRRIAVNGRTRLLNTAPSTLQFKLGDWLGPHRVPAKVAQEQVTVVRSIDGTGIVCAPSVSPRRFTDPTLDQGKDGQILLTALAAFERPTTVASAVAQLGTKVKLDPGSAHEVIEHLIDGRFLQLA; from the coding sequence ATGCATCGCCGTCACCTCTCTCCAGTCCTCCTTCTCGGCGCCGGCACCGGCGAGGCCACCTGCGGGATCCTCTATCTCGCGGGCTACCTGCGGCGGAACGGCATCGAGGCCTTCGTCCGGCTCTACGACGGGGACGACTCCCAGGAAGAGGTAACCCGCTCGCTCGAAGCCCTGGTGGCCCGCGTCCGCCCCCGGCTCGTCGGGATCAGCCTCAAGTGGTTCCACCACGTCCACCGCGCCCTGCTCTTGGCCCGGACGCTGCGCCAGATCGATCCCAGCATCCGGATCGTCGTGGGTGGCAACACGGCGTCGTACTGGTGGCGGGAGCTGAGCGCGTATGACTGCATCGATCACATCGTCCTGGGCGATGGAGAGCTGCCGCTGCTGGCGCTCTGCCAAGGCGAGCCCTCCCCGCCCAACTGCGTCACCCGGGCGGCGGATGGCACCCCGAAGCGCTTGCCGCTGACGTACGTGCAAGGCGCCACGAACAGCGAAGACGTCTACTACTCGCACTTCAACGACATCTTCCTGAGCCACCAGGATCGCCACGCCTTCTCGGGGTGGGTTGCGCCCGGCAAGGGGTGCGGCGAGAACTGCCTCTATTGCGGCGGGGCCCGTGGCAACCAGAAGGCGGCTTTCGGACGCGCGAAGCCGTTCCTGCGGTCCGAGGAGAGCGTGCGCCGCGATCACCAGGAGATCTCCCCCCGGACATGGCAGCTTCGCTACGACTTCTCGGGAAGCTCGGCGGAGTTTCTGCAAAGCACCTGGGCGGGGGTCGATCTCTCACGCCACTCCTGCACCTATTTCCTGTGGGGGGTGGCCCGGATCGAACTCATCGACGCGCTGGCCCAGACCTTCGAGCGCGTCCACATGGTGCTCGACATCGGCTGCTTCTCGGAGCAACAGCGGCACGAGCAGATGCGCCGCGGCCTGCTCAAGCCGTGTGCCTCGGACCGGGAGCTCTTCGAGCTCATCGACCGCTGCCGCCGCCATCCGAACCTGGACATCGAGATCTCTGGAATCGCGGGCCTCCCCTTCGCCAGCGCCGCCACGCTCGAAGAGGAAGTGCGTCTGGTGGAGCGCGTGATCCGCCTCGATTGCGTGGTGGGCTACCAACGGCTCGAAGCACAACCCGGGGCGCTCGCCACCGAGCACCCGGCGCGGTTCGACATGGTGACCGAGGCGCGAACGTTCACGGAGTTTCTCGAATACTTCGAGCAGCGCGCGCCAGGCGAGGCGACGGTGCCCATGCTGCGCTTCCGCGACACGGCGCTCGAGGAGGCCGTGCAACGCACCTCGGAGCACGTGGATGCCCTCGCCTGGGAGCACCGAGAGTCGAGGCGAAGAATCGCGGTCAACGGGCGCACGCGCCTCTTGAACACCGCCCCCTCGACGCTCCAGTTCAAGCTCGGGGATTGGCTGGGACCGCACCGGGTCCCCGCGAAAGTGGCCCAGGAACAGGTGACCGTCGTGCGATCGATTGACGGAACAGGCATCGTCTGTGCGCCCTCGGTCAGCCCGCGACGGTTCACCGATCCGACGCTGGATCAGGGCAAGGACGGCCAAATCCTTCTCACCGCCCTGGCTGCCTTCGAACGTCCGACAACGGTCGCCAGCGCGGTGGCGCAGTTGGGGACCAAAGTGAAGCTCGATCCTGGCTCGGCGCACGAAGTCATTGAGCATCTCATTGATGGACGCTTCCTACAGCTTGCGTGA